A stretch of Mastomys coucha isolate ucsf_1 unplaced genomic scaffold, UCSF_Mcou_1 pScaffold1, whole genome shotgun sequence DNA encodes these proteins:
- the Mettl11b gene encoding alpha N-terminal protein methyltransferase 1B: MAHLGAHFAFRSRWQKTDDELCRHSMSFILHKAIRNDFFQSYLYLLEKIPLVKLYALTSQVIDGEMQFYARAKLFYQEVPATEEGMMGNFIELSNPDIQASREFLRKFVGGPGRAGTGCALDCGSGIGRVSKHVLLPVFSSVELVDMMESFLLEAQSYLQVNEDKVESYHCYSLQEFTPHLGRYDVIWIQWVSGYLTDKDLLAFLSRCRDGLKENGVIILKDNVAREGCIFDLSDSSVTRDMDILRSLIRKSGLVVLGQEKQEGFPEQCVPVWMFALHSDRLS; encoded by the exons ATGGCCCACCTGGGAGCCCATTTTGCTTTTAGATCCCGCTGGCAGAAGACCGACGATGAACTCTGTCGTCATAGCATGTCCTTTATCCTTCACAAAGCCATTCGCAATGACTTCTTTCAGAGCTACCTCTACCTGCTGGAAAAAATTCCCCTGG TAAAATTGTATGCTTTAACAAGCCAAGTCATTGATGGTGAGATGCAGTTCTATGCCAGAGCCAAACTTTTCTACCAAGAAGTACCAGCCACAGAAGAAGGCATGATGGGAAATTTTATTGAACTGTCCAACCCAGATATCCAGGCCTCTCGTGAATTTCTTAGGAAATTTGTTGGG GGGCCAGGGAGAGCGGGAACTGGCTGCGCCTTGGACTGCGGTTCTGGAATAGGAAGGGTCAGCAAGCACGTCTTGTTGCCTGTTTTCAGCAGTGTTGAACTGGTGGACATGATGGAATCCTTCCTCCTTGAAGCCCAGAGCTACTTGCAGGTTAACGAGGACAAAGTTGAAAGTTACCACTGCTACAGCCTGCAGGAGTTCACACCCCACTTAGGGAGATATGACGTCATCTGGATTCAATGGGTCTCAG GGTACCTGACCGATAAGGACCTTCTTGCATTTCTTTCCCGGTGTCGAGATGGTCTGAAAGAAAATGGTGTTATCATACTGAAGGACAATGTGGCGCGGGAGGGCTGTATCTTCGACCTGTCTGACAGCAGTGTGACTCGGGACATGGATATCCTTCGAAGCCTAATTAGGAAGAGTGGACTGGTGGTTCTGGGCCAGGAGAAACAAGAGGGTTTCCCAGAGCAGTGTGTTCCGGTGTGGATGTTTGCGTTGCACAGTGACAGACTCTCTTGA